One genomic region from Longimicrobium sp. encodes:
- a CDS encoding ArsA family ATPase, whose translation MAKRILLFTGKGGVGKTTCAAATALRAAEQGYRTLVLSSDPAHSLADALDMPLGPEPVQVAENLWAQEVDLYYSMKKYWGNMRELMLTVFRWQGVDRIAAEEMAALPGMNEGSVLLWLEQFYRSGDYDLIVVDSAPTGETLTLLTLPQATQWWMSRAFPFQKTAIKTAGFALRKTTGIPLDKGYDELNRLFEKLKSIQDVLGNSDISSVRLVMNPEKMVIEEARRAYTYLQLYGYGVDAVIVNRVMPEEGTGPVLARYVAAQKKYLEEIDHSFSPLPILHVPHSGREVFGVELLREIGEELYGAKDPAALMYSGQTYRVSEEGKDYVLELRLPFAHEGEVEARHAGDQLVIQLANQRRNYLLPKFLAYYTLGAASVRNGWLRVRFAQAAA comes from the coding sequence ATGGCCAAACGCATACTGCTGTTCACGGGGAAGGGCGGCGTGGGGAAGACCACCTGCGCGGCGGCCACGGCGCTGCGCGCGGCGGAGCAGGGGTACCGCACGCTGGTGCTGTCGTCGGACCCCGCGCACTCGCTGGCCGACGCGCTGGACATGCCGCTGGGGCCCGAGCCCGTGCAGGTGGCCGAGAACCTGTGGGCGCAGGAGGTGGACCTCTACTACAGCATGAAGAAGTACTGGGGGAACATGCGCGAGCTGATGCTCACCGTGTTCCGCTGGCAGGGCGTCGACCGCATCGCGGCCGAGGAGATGGCGGCGCTGCCGGGGATGAACGAGGGCTCCGTTCTGCTCTGGCTGGAGCAGTTCTACCGGAGCGGCGACTACGACCTGATCGTGGTCGACAGCGCGCCGACGGGCGAGACGCTGACGCTGCTCACCCTCCCGCAGGCCACGCAGTGGTGGATGTCGCGCGCCTTTCCCTTCCAGAAGACGGCGATCAAGACCGCCGGCTTCGCGCTGCGCAAGACGACCGGCATCCCGCTGGACAAGGGCTACGACGAGCTGAACCGCCTGTTCGAGAAGCTGAAGAGCATCCAGGACGTGCTGGGCAACAGCGACATCTCGTCGGTGCGGCTGGTGATGAACCCCGAGAAGATGGTGATCGAGGAGGCCAGGCGCGCCTACACCTACCTCCAGCTCTACGGCTACGGCGTGGACGCCGTGATCGTGAACCGCGTGATGCCGGAGGAGGGGACCGGCCCCGTGCTGGCGCGCTACGTGGCGGCGCAGAAGAAGTACCTTGAGGAGATCGACCACTCCTTCTCGCCCCTCCCCATCCTCCACGTCCCCCACAGCGGGCGCGAGGTGTTCGGGGTGGAGCTGCTGCGCGAGATCGGCGAGGAGCTGTACGGGGCGAAAGACCCGGCGGCGCTGATGTACAGCGGGCAGACCTACCGGGTCAGCGAGGAGGGGAAGGACTACGTGCTGGAGCTGCGCCTTCCGTTCGCGCACGAGGGCGAGGTGGAGGCGCGCCACGCGGGCGACCAGCTGGTGATCCAGCTGGCCAACCAGCGCCGCAACTACCTGTTGCCCAAATTCCTTGCGTACTATACACTTGGTGCGGCCAGCGTCCGCAACGGGTGGCTGCGCGTGAGGTTCGCGCAGGCCGCCGCCTAG